A genomic window from Thermococcus nautili includes:
- the minD gene encoding cell division ATPase MinD gives MGRLISIASGKGGTGKTTTTANLSIALGKMGYKVLAIDADLTMANLSLVMGIDDAETTIHDVLAGTAQINDAIYATSYDNVYLVPAAVDWEHVIRADPRRLPGTIKPLKPHYDFIIIDCPAGLQMDAMNAMMSGEEVILVTNPEISCITDTMKVGIVLKKAGLAVLGFVLNRYGRSDNDIPPDVAEEVMEVPLLVVVPEDPKVREATLEGVPVVEYAPDSDGAKAFYELAETVVRIAGFKARVMG, from the coding sequence ATGGGCCGATTAATCTCGATTGCGAGCGGGAAGGGTGGAACCGGGAAAACGACCACCACCGCGAACCTTTCGATAGCACTCGGCAAGATGGGCTACAAGGTTCTGGCGATTGACGCCGACCTGACGATGGCGAACCTGAGTCTCGTCATGGGAATAGACGACGCCGAGACGACGATTCATGACGTTCTGGCCGGAACGGCCCAGATTAATGATGCAATCTACGCGACGAGCTACGATAACGTTTACCTCGTTCCTGCTGCCGTTGACTGGGAACACGTCATAAGGGCCGACCCAAGGCGATTACCTGGCACGATAAAGCCCCTCAAGCCCCACTACGACTTCATCATCATTGATTGCCCCGCGGGGCTCCAGATGGACGCGATGAACGCGATGATGAGCGGGGAGGAGGTAATCCTCGTCACGAACCCGGAAATCTCGTGCATAACCGACACCATGAAGGTTGGAATCGTCCTCAAAAAGGCCGGTCTGGCCGTTCTCGGCTTCGTCCTGAACCGCTACGGCAGGAGCGACAACGACATCCCTCCAGACGTTGCAGAGGAGGTCATGGAGGTCCCGCTTTTGGTCGTCGTCCCGGAGGACCCGAAGGTCAGGGAGGCGACGCTTGAGGGAGTCCCCGTCGTCGAGTACGCCCCCGACTCCGACGGCGCAAAGGCCTTCTACGAGCTGGCCGAGACGGTCGTGAGGATAGCGGGCTTCAAGGCGAGGGTGATGGGATGA
- a CDS encoding ATP-binding protein yields MKVAYSSLLHRYERLYERALEEGNAGKARFFALQCAGLLRKLASEELQFSHYYLKLAEDWERKAENVEVDVKKRSNGVERLITSSNVTWEDVGGLKEAKKLLAQAVGMTMAKVPGGFKPWKGVLLFGPPGTGKTLLAKALAGSMKATFIGVKVSDVLSKYFGESSKIASSIYALARQKAPSVVFIDEFDALAMKRSSMEDAGRRLLGTILAEMDGFQDSGGVITLASTNAPWDLDEAMLSRFPLRIYVPLPDEEGAREIFAIHLRGLPLRVTLESLARVAVKKLYSGREIANACTFAVLHMLEEMNPELSDPLKVGSIAGKELTIRPLEAKDFRYAFKRVKSPIKRELLKKYERWAREYGV; encoded by the coding sequence ATGAAGGTGGCTTACTCGTCGCTTCTCCACAGGTACGAGCGCCTCTACGAGAGGGCCCTTGAGGAGGGCAACGCGGGAAAGGCGCGTTTCTTCGCCCTCCAGTGCGCCGGCCTCTTAAGGAAGCTCGCATCCGAGGAGTTGCAGTTTTCTCACTATTACCTCAAGCTGGCCGAGGACTGGGAGCGGAAGGCAGAGAACGTTGAGGTGGACGTTAAAAAGCGCTCGAACGGGGTTGAGAGGCTAATCACAAGCTCCAACGTAACCTGGGAGGACGTTGGCGGGCTGAAGGAGGCCAAAAAGCTCCTCGCCCAGGCCGTCGGAATGACGATGGCGAAGGTTCCGGGGGGCTTCAAGCCCTGGAAGGGAGTTCTCCTCTTCGGCCCGCCCGGGACGGGAAAAACGCTCCTTGCAAAGGCCCTCGCCGGCAGTATGAAAGCCACCTTCATCGGCGTCAAGGTCAGCGACGTCCTCAGCAAGTACTTCGGCGAGTCAAGCAAGATAGCGTCGTCAATCTACGCCCTCGCGAGGCAGAAGGCTCCAAGCGTCGTTTTCATAGACGAGTTCGATGCGCTCGCAATGAAGCGCTCTTCGATGGAGGACGCCGGGCGGAGGCTCCTGGGAACAATTCTGGCCGAGATGGACGGCTTTCAGGACTCCGGGGGGGTAATCACGCTCGCCTCGACCAACGCACCCTGGGACCTCGACGAGGCCATGCTATCCCGCTTCCCGCTCAGGATTTACGTGCCACTGCCGGATGAGGAAGGCGCGCGAGAAATCTTCGCGATTCATCTGCGGGGGCTTCCCCTGAGGGTAACGCTGGAATCCCTGGCTAGGGTGGCGGTGAAAAAGCTCTACTCGGGGAGGGAGATAGCTAACGCCTGCACCTTCGCGGTTCTCCACATGCTGGAGGAGATGAACCCCGAGCTGAGCGACCCCCTCAAGGTGGGCTCGATAGCGGGGAAGGAGCTCACGATAAGGCCCCTTGAGGCGAAGGACTTCCGCTACGCCTTCAAGAGGGTAAAGAGCCCCATCAAGAGGGAACTGCTGAAGAAATACGAAAGGTGGGCGAGGGAGTACGGCGTTTAG
- a CDS encoding ATP/GTP-binding protein, with the protein MILAFIGTAGSGKTTLTAEFGKYLEENGYSVSYVNLDTGVRKLPYRPDVDVRDDVTAWELMEEGLGPNGAIVRSYDLLVPKVNDYAERIRELDGRSDYVLIDTPGQMETFLFHEFGVKLMEAFPDALGVYLFSPEILRKPTDFCFALFFGLMIDLRLGITTVPALSKIDTASVDELRKYLDDVEYLTARLKLEPSTQGLLAYKLCSTLPELAPPTRVLYLSAKTREGFDELETVAYEHYCTCGDLT; encoded by the coding sequence ATGATTCTGGCCTTCATAGGCACCGCGGGGAGCGGGAAGACAACCCTAACGGCCGAGTTCGGAAAGTATCTTGAGGAGAACGGCTACTCGGTCTCGTACGTCAACCTCGACACGGGCGTTAGAAAGCTCCCCTACCGGCCGGACGTCGATGTGCGCGACGACGTAACAGCGTGGGAGCTCATGGAGGAAGGTTTGGGTCCGAACGGGGCGATAGTCAGGAGCTACGACCTCCTCGTTCCGAAGGTCAATGACTACGCCGAAAGAATCAGGGAGCTCGATGGAAGAAGCGACTACGTTCTCATAGACACTCCCGGCCAGATGGAGACCTTCCTCTTCCACGAGTTCGGGGTAAAGCTGATGGAGGCCTTCCCCGACGCCCTGGGTGTATACCTCTTCTCACCGGAGATACTGAGGAAGCCGACCGACTTCTGCTTCGCACTCTTCTTCGGCCTCATGATAGACCTCAGGCTCGGAATAACGACCGTTCCGGCGCTGAGCAAAATAGACACGGCCAGCGTTGACGAGCTGAGGAAGTACCTCGACGACGTTGAGTATTTAACCGCGAGGCTCAAGCTCGAACCTTCAACCCAGGGGCTTTTGGCGTACAAGCTCTGCTCAACGCTTCCGGAGCTGGCCCCGCCGACGAGGGTTCTCTACCTCTCGGCCAAAACAAGGGAAGGCTTTGACGAACTTGAGACAGTGGCTTATGAGCATTACTGCACCTGCGGAGACCTGACGTGA
- a CDS encoding glycosyltransferase family 4 protein: MRILMVGHYPPHGGGVARHLDNLVRELRKRHEVHVLTYGPVEPRDFEKDLVHQVRVPPVYGLRGTSFAFLGARKIVELHRRFGFDIIHAHFVGTTSFAGVLAKERLNLPLVVTAHGSDLEHTAKLTLGRLYVRKSLERADAVITVSQYLAKLAQRLGAKNVRVIPNGVEGLEEIPAERRYITFIGALREYKSPETFIELARHFPGEEFLVVGDGPLRKELEEKAPGNVRFLGYRRDVDKILSESRLLVLPSRREGFGLVILEANSLGVPAVGRRVSAIPELIREGKNGLTFESFDELVEAVRTLLEPKVNRKAGAIGRRVARFYSGKKVAIEVEALYESLTG; the protein is encoded by the coding sequence ATGAGAATCCTCATGGTCGGCCACTATCCACCGCACGGCGGGGGCGTCGCGAGGCACCTTGACAACCTCGTCCGAGAGTTGAGAAAGAGGCACGAGGTTCACGTTCTCACATACGGCCCGGTCGAGCCGAGGGACTTCGAGAAGGACTTGGTTCATCAGGTCAGGGTTCCGCCGGTTTACGGGCTGAGGGGGACGAGCTTCGCGTTTTTAGGTGCGAGGAAGATAGTGGAACTCCACCGGCGCTTCGGGTTCGATATAATTCACGCCCACTTCGTTGGAACGACCAGCTTCGCCGGAGTTCTGGCGAAGGAAAGACTAAACCTTCCGCTCGTGGTCACTGCCCACGGAAGCGATTTAGAGCACACTGCAAAGCTAACCCTCGGCCGGCTCTATGTAAGGAAGAGCCTCGAGAGGGCGGACGCCGTTATAACTGTCAGCCAATACCTCGCCAAGCTCGCCCAGAGACTTGGAGCAAAAAACGTCAGGGTAATCCCCAACGGCGTTGAAGGGCTGGAGGAAATTCCGGCGGAGAGGAGGTACATCACCTTTATCGGGGCACTCAGGGAGTACAAGTCGCCCGAAACCTTCATCGAGCTCGCGAGGCACTTTCCGGGGGAAGAGTTCCTCGTCGTTGGCGACGGCCCGCTGAGGAAGGAGCTTGAAGAGAAAGCCCCGGGCAACGTCCGCTTCCTTGGATACAGGAGGGACGTGGACAAAATTCTATCGGAGAGCAGGCTACTCGTCCTGCCATCGAGGAGGGAAGGCTTCGGTCTCGTGATTTTGGAGGCCAATTCCCTCGGTGTTCCGGCCGTTGGAAGGCGAGTGAGTGCGATTCCAGAGCTGATACGCGAGGGGAAGAACGGGCTGACCTTCGAGAGCTTTGACGAGCTCGTTGAGGCAGTGAGAACGCTCCTCGAGCCGAAGGTGAACCGGAAGGCAGGGGCAATTGGAAGGCGCGTCGCCCGGTTCTACTCAGGGAAGAAGGTCGCGATTGAGGTTGAAGCCCTTTACGAGTCCCTCACGGGATAG
- a CDS encoding ATP-binding protein, translated as MIERETWAEVVLDYRSLPFEGIEREIEVKLPNTQMAVAIIGPRRVGKTYLMRQIMEGLKAEGVPEESIAYVNLEDPRLVGASLDDLMTLLEVLREMGGEKFYLFLDEVQAVEGWERFVRYLLDTGHRVFVSGSSSKLLSKEIATQLRGRSIGVRVFPFSFREFLRARGFQFKRYLSSAEKARLRALLGEYLEWGGYPEAVLNPHMRIEVLKGILDLAIYRDIVERWDVRNVSALRLLLKILARSSHLTLTKAYSTMKSLGISIGKGTVADYLEYLSDAFILHRLPPYVKSYKKAELLGFKPYLVDNGLLRIMGVKDRGRLLENLVMVELLRRGFEPEEDLFYVPGDGWEVDFLAGDELIQVSYELHPLNRERELGALAKAVKRTDAERLTVVTFADKGSVELNGKRIEVVPLHEWLLR; from the coding sequence ATGATTGAGAGGGAAACCTGGGCCGAGGTCGTTCTCGATTACCGTTCGCTTCCCTTCGAGGGCATAGAGCGAGAAATCGAGGTTAAACTTCCCAACACCCAGATGGCAGTGGCGATAATCGGGCCGAGGAGGGTGGGGAAGACCTACCTCATGCGCCAGATTATGGAGGGGCTTAAGGCTGAGGGCGTCCCCGAGGAGAGCATCGCCTACGTGAACCTCGAGGACCCAAGGCTTGTTGGAGCTTCCCTTGATGACCTGATGACCCTGCTCGAAGTTCTGAGGGAGATGGGAGGAGAAAAGTTCTACCTCTTCCTCGATGAGGTTCAGGCTGTTGAGGGCTGGGAGCGCTTCGTTCGATATCTTCTTGACACAGGGCACAGGGTCTTTGTCTCCGGCTCCTCCTCAAAGCTCCTCTCGAAGGAGATAGCGACCCAGCTGAGGGGTCGTTCTATAGGAGTTCGCGTCTTTCCCTTCTCGTTCCGCGAGTTCCTGAGGGCCAGGGGATTCCAGTTCAAGCGCTACCTTTCGAGCGCCGAAAAGGCCCGCCTCAGGGCGCTTCTTGGGGAGTACCTGGAGTGGGGGGGCTACCCCGAGGCCGTGCTCAACCCCCACATGAGGATTGAAGTCCTGAAGGGAATCCTCGACCTCGCGATATACCGCGACATCGTGGAGCGCTGGGATGTTAGAAACGTCTCCGCTTTACGTTTGCTCCTCAAAATCCTCGCCCGCTCAAGCCACCTCACGCTCACAAAAGCGTATTCGACGATGAAGAGTCTCGGAATCTCGATAGGCAAGGGGACGGTTGCGGATTACCTTGAATACCTGAGCGATGCCTTCATACTGCACAGGCTTCCCCCCTACGTGAAGTCCTATAAGAAGGCTGAACTGCTCGGCTTCAAGCCTTACCTCGTTGATAACGGCCTCCTCCGAATTATGGGGGTCAAAGACAGAGGGAGATTGCTCGAAAACCTCGTCATGGTCGAGCTCCTCAGGAGGGGCTTTGAGCCGGAGGAGGATTTGTTTTACGTCCCCGGCGACGGCTGGGAGGTGGATTTCCTCGCTGGAGACGAGCTGATTCAGGTTAGCTACGAACTTCACCCGCTCAACAGGGAGCGTGAGCTTGGAGCGCTCGCGAAAGCCGTGAAAAGAACCGATGCCGAAAGGCTCACGGTCGTTACCTTCGCGGATAAGGGGAGCGTTGAGTTGAACGGAAAACGGATTGAGGTTGTCCCGCTCCACGAGTGGCTTCTGCGCTAA
- a CDS encoding DUF7411 family protein, translating to MCLIAGGIGEVRERLIRMALAGKHRGPDSFGVWTDGGVLKSSDFSRLNEVPDGRIGLLQCRLAMTGSKTFTQPFVNELALVHNGEIYNHIQIRGFLEGKGVSFESDVDTEVILRLIEFLKEKGLSFPHAVKEAMRWLEGDYSVAFSDGERIYLFRDPMGIRPLYFSPNGFFASEKKVLWAIGERAIPVEPGELVVLGEGIRRARLFSLECLKGKPLPGESVLKGLENVLNYAVKLRSAQRTGILFSGGLDSTLIAYLASRHSDVVLYTAGTEDSLDLEWARKVADYFGWELRERVFDLNDVEEAVERVIFAIEEPNPMNLAIGIPLYFATGLAKRDGVKVLLSGQGADELFGGYAKYIERPELMWEDLLNIAERNLARDDKIAMLNEVEGRFPFLSLPVVGIALRTPGELKISGGERKVILRRLASRLGVPEWIANREKKAMQYGSRAQKLLEKLAKKEGLSLREFAERLFRETFPNAF from the coding sequence ATGTGCCTTATCGCCGGTGGAATCGGTGAGGTCAGGGAGAGGCTCATAAGGATGGCCTTAGCCGGAAAACACCGCGGGCCAGACAGCTTCGGCGTCTGGACGGACGGGGGAGTACTCAAGTCAAGCGACTTCTCAAGGCTGAACGAGGTTCCTGACGGAAGGATAGGCCTCCTCCAGTGCAGATTAGCTATGACAGGTTCAAAAACCTTCACACAGCCCTTCGTTAACGAGTTAGCTCTCGTTCACAACGGCGAAATCTACAATCACATCCAGATTCGGGGGTTCCTTGAGGGGAAGGGCGTTTCCTTTGAGAGCGACGTTGACACGGAGGTAATACTTCGCCTAATCGAGTTTTTGAAGGAGAAGGGTTTGAGCTTCCCCCACGCGGTTAAGGAGGCGATGCGCTGGCTTGAAGGCGACTACTCGGTGGCCTTCTCCGACGGAGAGAGGATTTACCTGTTCAGGGACCCGATGGGGATACGACCCCTTTACTTCTCACCCAACGGCTTCTTCGCCAGCGAGAAGAAGGTTCTCTGGGCGATTGGGGAGAGGGCAATTCCAGTCGAGCCCGGCGAGCTCGTCGTTCTGGGAGAAGGAATCAGGCGCGCGAGGCTGTTCTCACTGGAGTGCCTGAAGGGAAAGCCCCTTCCGGGTGAGAGTGTTCTAAAGGGACTTGAAAACGTTCTCAACTACGCGGTAAAGCTTAGAAGCGCCCAAAGGACAGGAATCCTCTTCTCCGGCGGGCTCGACAGCACGCTCATCGCTTATCTCGCGTCGAGGCACTCAGATGTCGTCCTATACACCGCCGGAACCGAGGACAGTCTGGACTTGGAGTGGGCGAGGAAAGTGGCAGATTACTTCGGCTGGGAGCTGAGGGAGAGGGTTTTTGATTTGAACGACGTGGAAGAAGCCGTCGAGAGGGTCATCTTCGCCATCGAGGAGCCGAATCCGATGAACCTCGCCATAGGGATTCCCCTTTACTTCGCCACCGGGCTTGCTAAAAGGGACGGTGTAAAGGTTCTCCTGAGCGGGCAGGGGGCGGACGAGCTCTTCGGGGGCTACGCGAAGTACATCGAGAGACCAGAGCTCATGTGGGAGGACCTGCTCAACATAGCCGAGCGGAACCTCGCGCGCGACGACAAGATAGCGATGCTCAACGAGGTCGAAGGGCGCTTCCCGTTCCTCTCGCTCCCGGTAGTCGGCATAGCCCTAAGGACCCCGGGCGAGCTCAAGATATCCGGAGGGGAGAGAAAGGTAATCCTCAGGAGGCTCGCTTCAAGGCTCGGAGTCCCGGAGTGGATAGCAAACCGGGAGAAGAAGGCCATGCAGTACGGTAGCAGGGCGCAGAAGCTCCTTGAAAAGCTCGCGAAGAAGGAAGGGCTCTCGCTGAGAGAATTTGCCGAAAGGCTCTTCCGCGAGACATTTCCAAACGCTTTTTAA
- the serS gene encoding serine--tRNA ligase, with protein MLDIKLIREKPEVVKKDLIKRGETEKVKWIDEILELDRKWRENLKKINQLRKERNQLAIQIGKRKKAGEPIDDLLARSNEIVKQIEELEKEVEALKKKIDYYLWRLPNITHESVPVGESDEDNVPIRFWGKAKVWEGFLETFKEQSLGKMEYEVLSWRPRLHVDMLELLRGADLERAAKVSGARFYYLLNELVILDLALIRFALDKLIEKGFTPVVPPYMVRRFVEEGATTFEDFEDVIYKVEGEDLYLIPTAEHPLAGMHANEILDGKDLPLLYVGVSPCFRKEAGTAGKDTKGIFRVHQFHKVEQFVYSRPEESWEWHEKLIANAEEIFQELEIPYRVVNICTGDLGYVAAKKYDIEAWMAGQGKFREVVSASNCTDWQARRLNIRFRDKTHEKPKFVHTLNSTAIATSRAIVAILENHQTEEGVVKLPKALWKYTGFKEILPASMKEKCCQG; from the coding sequence ATGCTCGACATAAAGCTCATCCGCGAAAAGCCCGAGGTCGTCAAGAAGGACCTCATCAAGAGGGGCGAAACCGAGAAGGTCAAATGGATTGACGAAATCCTTGAACTCGACAGGAAGTGGCGCGAGAACCTGAAGAAAATCAACCAGCTCAGGAAGGAGCGCAACCAGCTTGCCATACAGATAGGCAAGCGCAAGAAGGCTGGAGAGCCGATAGACGACCTCCTCGCGAGGAGCAACGAGATAGTGAAGCAGATTGAGGAGCTTGAGAAAGAAGTTGAGGCCCTGAAGAAGAAAATCGACTACTACCTGTGGCGTTTGCCCAACATCACCCACGAGAGCGTTCCGGTTGGTGAAAGCGACGAGGACAACGTGCCGATTAGGTTCTGGGGCAAGGCCAAGGTCTGGGAGGGCTTCCTTGAGACCTTCAAGGAGCAGAGCCTTGGAAAGATGGAGTACGAGGTTTTGAGCTGGAGGCCGAGGCTCCACGTTGACATGCTTGAGCTTTTAAGGGGAGCAGACCTCGAGAGGGCCGCGAAGGTGAGCGGTGCGAGGTTCTACTACCTCCTCAACGAACTGGTAATACTGGATTTGGCCTTAATCCGCTTCGCCCTCGACAAGCTCATCGAGAAGGGCTTCACGCCGGTTGTCCCGCCCTACATGGTGCGCCGCTTCGTCGAGGAAGGTGCCACCACCTTCGAGGACTTTGAAGACGTCATATACAAGGTTGAGGGCGAGGACCTCTACCTTATTCCAACGGCGGAGCACCCGCTCGCTGGAATGCACGCCAACGAAATCCTCGACGGAAAAGATTTGCCCCTCCTCTACGTCGGTGTCAGCCCCTGCTTCAGGAAAGAGGCCGGAACGGCCGGAAAGGACACCAAGGGAATCTTCAGGGTGCACCAGTTCCACAAGGTCGAGCAGTTCGTCTATTCGAGGCCTGAGGAGAGCTGGGAGTGGCACGAGAAGCTCATAGCCAACGCCGAGGAGATATTCCAGGAGCTTGAGATTCCCTACAGGGTCGTGAACATCTGCACCGGCGATTTGGGTTACGTCGCGGCCAAGAAGTACGACATCGAGGCCTGGATGGCGGGCCAGGGCAAGTTCCGCGAGGTCGTCAGCGCGAGCAACTGCACCGACTGGCAGGCGAGGAGGCTCAACATCCGCTTCCGCGACAAGACCCACGAGAAGCCGAAGTTCGTCCACACGCTCAACTCGACGGCGATAGCGACTTCGAGGGCAATCGTCGCCATACTCGAGAACCACCAGACGGAGGAGGGCGTTGTAAAGCTCCCGAAGGCCCTCTGGAAGTACACCGGCTTCAAGGAGATTCTGCCCGCGAGCATGAAGGAGAAGTGCTGTCAGGGCTGA
- a CDS encoding L-threonylcarbamoyladenylate synthase — translation MTIVINMRDGLDERKIKVAGRLIIEGKLVAFPTETVYGLGADALNEKAVRRIFEAKGRPADNPLIVHIAEFDDLKKLAREIPKEAKLLAEKFWPGPLTLVLPKREEVPLVTTGGLDTVAVRMPAHPIALALIRASTPIAAPSANISGKPSPTLAEHVVDDFYGRIEAIIDGGPTWVGVESTVIDLSSERPTLLRPGGLPLEEIEKVIGPVEIHPAVKGKAVDLARAPGMKYRHYSPNAPVVVVEGPRERVREKIEELIAEYRSKGYRVGVMATEEFEADEFFHLGETLEDVAKNLFRALRELDRRGVDVIIAEGVEERGLGLAVMNRLRKASGYRIIRA, via the coding sequence ATGACGATTGTGATAAACATGCGAGACGGTCTGGACGAGAGGAAGATTAAGGTCGCTGGGAGGCTCATCATAGAGGGAAAGCTGGTCGCGTTTCCAACGGAGACGGTTTACGGACTCGGTGCAGATGCGCTGAACGAAAAGGCCGTGAGGAGGATTTTTGAAGCCAAGGGTAGGCCAGCGGATAACCCGCTCATAGTCCACATAGCGGAGTTTGACGACCTTAAGAAGCTCGCGAGGGAGATTCCCAAGGAGGCCAAGCTCCTGGCGGAGAAGTTCTGGCCGGGGCCCCTAACCCTCGTCCTGCCGAAGAGGGAAGAGGTTCCGCTCGTTACAACCGGCGGACTCGACACCGTTGCCGTGAGAATGCCGGCCCACCCGATAGCGCTCGCACTGATAAGGGCCAGCACGCCTATCGCGGCGCCTTCCGCCAACATAAGCGGGAAGCCGAGTCCAACCCTAGCAGAGCACGTGGTCGATGACTTCTACGGCAGGATAGAGGCGATAATCGACGGCGGGCCAACGTGGGTAGGTGTCGAGTCGACGGTGATAGACCTCAGCTCCGAGAGGCCGACGCTCCTCAGGCCCGGTGGTTTACCGCTGGAGGAGATTGAGAAGGTCATCGGCCCTGTCGAGATTCACCCGGCCGTTAAGGGGAAGGCCGTTGACCTCGCGAGGGCGCCGGGAATGAAGTACAGGCACTACTCGCCGAACGCCCCGGTTGTGGTGGTCGAGGGGCCGAGGGAGAGGGTAAGAGAGAAGATTGAGGAGCTCATTGCGGAGTACCGCTCGAAGGGCTACCGCGTGGGAGTAATGGCCACCGAGGAGTTCGAGGCCGACGAGTTCTTCCACCTCGGGGAAACCCTTGAGGACGTTGCCAAGAACCTGTTTAGGGCTCTTAGGGAGCTCGACAGGCGCGGAGTTGACGTCATAATCGCCGAGGGGGTTGAAGAGCGGGGCTTGGGCTTAGCCGTCATGAACAGGCTGAGAAAGGCTTCGGGTTACCGAATAATTCGCGCTTAG
- a CDS encoding nucleotidyltransferase domain-containing protein has product MPREKVVRVWDEREIIYTPKRWRYLWEKREKALAIMERLTQFDPLLYGSVARGDVRRDSDIDIFIPIRVPSYLIELALEGLVRRRKIVMATPWHLIKGVIEIDEETTVTFPLIEPTDRELDFYRWGGAIDLWGVKTKERVPGVNKKLILIIPTERGHIEREVVGRESEVAKILGVSVDIVTERVHVLTRRDAIGRTGIYLNEEVPDWMTFEEALKIIADRDPNVRRKVRERGGV; this is encoded by the coding sequence ATGCCGAGGGAAAAGGTTGTTCGCGTCTGGGACGAGAGGGAAATCATCTACACCCCGAAGAGGTGGCGCTACCTCTGGGAGAAGCGCGAGAAAGCCTTAGCTATAATGGAGCGCCTAACACAGTTCGACCCCCTGCTCTACGGAAGCGTCGCGAGGGGCGACGTGAGAAGGGACAGCGACATAGACATCTTCATCCCGATTAGGGTTCCGAGCTACCTCATAGAGCTGGCCCTCGAAGGGCTCGTGAGGAGAAGGAAGATAGTCATGGCAACTCCATGGCACCTGATAAAAGGCGTGATTGAGATTGATGAAGAAACGACCGTGACGTTTCCACTCATCGAGCCGACCGACAGGGAGCTGGACTTCTACCGCTGGGGAGGGGCAATTGATTTGTGGGGCGTCAAGACGAAGGAGCGCGTTCCGGGAGTGAACAAGAAGCTGATTCTGATAATCCCCACCGAGAGGGGCCACATCGAGCGCGAAGTCGTTGGAAGGGAGAGCGAGGTGGCGAAAATCCTCGGCGTTAGCGTTGACATAGTTACGGAGCGCGTCCACGTTCTCACGAGAAGGGACGCGATTGGAAGGACAGGCATCTACCTCAACGAGGAGGTTCCGGACTGGATGACCTTCGAGGAGGCCTTGAAGATAATCGCAGACCGCGACCCGAACGTCAGGAGGAAGGTGAGGGAGCGGGGAGGGGTTTAG
- a CDS encoding molybdenum cofactor synthesis domain-containing protein, with protein MAFLKVVPLEKALEVIDSFPLEPKVERVPLGEALGRVLAEDVVSPINVPPFDRATVDGYAVRAEDTFMASESEPVRLKVIGEVNAGDFPDFELKPGESVYISTGAPLPKGADAVIQFEDVDRDGDEVIIYKPAYPGLGVMKAGADIPKGKPLLKRGTRLGFKETALLSAVGLAEVPVFRKPKVAVISTGNELVLPGEGLKPGQIYDINGRAIADAVRELGCEAVFLGIAKDDRESLKALIEKGVECCDIVILSGGASGGIRDLTSSIIEELGEVKIHGIAIQPGKPTIIGLIGGKPVFGLPGYPTSCLTNFTLLVAPLLRRLIGRESEVRKVKKRLAHKVFSVKGRRQFLPVRIEGEKAVPILKGSGAVTSFIDADGFIEVPENVEILEAGEEVEVTFFG; from the coding sequence ATGGCGTTCCTCAAAGTCGTGCCCCTTGAAAAGGCCCTTGAGGTCATAGACTCCTTCCCGCTCGAACCAAAGGTCGAGAGGGTTCCGCTGGGCGAAGCCCTCGGCAGGGTTCTGGCTGAGGACGTCGTTTCGCCGATAAACGTGCCCCCCTTTGACAGGGCAACCGTTGACGGCTACGCGGTTAGGGCAGAGGACACATTCATGGCAAGCGAGAGCGAGCCCGTCAGGCTCAAGGTAATCGGCGAGGTGAACGCCGGGGACTTTCCCGACTTCGAGCTGAAGCCCGGCGAGAGCGTCTACATCTCCACCGGCGCTCCTTTGCCCAAAGGCGCCGACGCGGTGATACAGTTCGAGGACGTTGACAGAGACGGCGACGAGGTAATCATCTACAAGCCCGCCTATCCCGGTCTCGGTGTCATGAAAGCCGGAGCCGACATACCCAAGGGCAAGCCCCTCCTGAAGCGCGGGACGAGGCTCGGCTTCAAGGAGACCGCCCTGCTTTCTGCCGTTGGACTTGCCGAGGTTCCGGTCTTCAGGAAACCGAAGGTGGCCGTCATAAGCACGGGCAACGAGCTGGTTCTCCCGGGCGAGGGGCTGAAGCCGGGCCAGATTTACGACATCAACGGGAGGGCCATAGCCGACGCCGTCAGGGAGCTTGGATGTGAAGCGGTTTTCCTCGGCATAGCGAAGGACGACCGAGAGAGCCTGAAGGCCCTGATAGAGAAGGGCGTTGAGTGCTGTGACATCGTAATCCTCAGCGGTGGCGCGAGCGGTGGGATAAGGGATTTGACCAGCTCGATAATCGAGGAGCTCGGCGAGGTTAAGATACACGGCATAGCGATTCAGCCCGGAAAGCCGACGATAATCGGCCTGATAGGCGGAAAACCGGTCTTCGGCCTCCCTGGCTATCCGACAAGCTGTCTGACGAACTTCACCCTGCTCGTCGCCCCGCTCCTGAGGAGGCTCATCGGAAGGGAGAGCGAGGTCAGGAAGGTCAAAAAGAGGCTCGCCCACAAGGTCTTCTCGGTGAAGGGCAGGAGGCAGTTCCTCCCGGTGAGGATAGAGGGCGAAAAGGCCGTTCCGATACTCAAGGGAAGCGGGGCCGTCACGAGCTTCATTGATGCGGACGGCTTCATCGAGGTTCCTGAGAACGTGGAGATACTTGAGGCAGGGGAAGAGGTTGAGGTTACCTTCTTCGGCTAA